In one Chitinophaga sancti genomic region, the following are encoded:
- a CDS encoding endonuclease/exonuclease/phosphatase family protein, giving the protein MRRIFAAIICICVFSTGYAQQQYPYYNDIQAFKKQDSLDVPTGNEILFVGSSSFTYWQDVNNYFPGHRIINRGFGGSNLLDVIHYANDVIFAYHPKQIVIYCGENDLASDTVKAPLVLKRFQTLFSMIRAKMPAIPISYISIKPSPSRARLIPETVKSNKAIQKFLATQPNTSFIDVYSKMMPLNPAIFKEDQLHMKPVGYRIWQKEIAPHLVDQQISTMKVATFNLRLNIAYDSANAWPHRKDMARDLIRYHKFDVFGVQEALIDQMQDLNAMGTYAHVGVGRNDGKEGGEFSAIFYNKDKYELLKSGNFWLSPTPEVPSKGWDAAYIRICTWARLSEKATGKEFYFFNTHFDNEGVLARENAAKMILEKIHELSDSHTPVIITGDFNSNPETSAYGTIVKQFRDAKLVSKTPPYGPDSTFQDFKYHNWTKVVTEGRIDFVFVNGNIEVLDYGVLTDSRDLRFPSDHFPVVSTIRF; this is encoded by the coding sequence ATGAGAAGAATTTTTGCTGCAATTATTTGCATTTGTGTGTTCAGCACGGGCTATGCCCAACAGCAGTATCCGTATTACAACGATATTCAGGCATTCAAAAAACAGGACTCGCTGGATGTTCCGACAGGCAATGAAATCCTTTTCGTAGGTAGCTCGTCCTTTACCTACTGGCAGGATGTCAACAACTATTTTCCGGGTCATCGCATTATAAACCGTGGTTTCGGGGGATCGAACCTGCTGGATGTTATCCATTATGCAAATGATGTGATCTTTGCCTATCATCCTAAACAGATCGTTATCTATTGCGGGGAAAACGACCTCGCCTCCGATACCGTGAAAGCACCCCTGGTATTAAAACGCTTTCAGACACTGTTTTCCATGATCCGGGCAAAGATGCCTGCTATCCCTATCTCCTATATTTCTATCAAGCCAAGCCCTAGCCGTGCCAGGTTAATACCCGAAACGGTAAAGAGCAACAAAGCCATTCAAAAATTCCTGGCCACACAGCCCAATACTTCTTTTATAGATGTATACAGCAAAATGATGCCGCTGAACCCTGCAATTTTCAAAGAGGACCAGCTGCATATGAAGCCGGTAGGCTACCGGATCTGGCAGAAAGAAATTGCGCCTCACCTCGTAGATCAGCAGATCAGCACCATGAAAGTAGCCACTTTCAACCTGCGCCTCAATATTGCCTACGATAGTGCCAATGCATGGCCCCACCGGAAAGATATGGCCCGCGACCTGATCCGCTATCACAAATTCGATGTATTCGGCGTACAGGAAGCCCTGATCGACCAGATGCAGGACCTGAATGCCATGGGTACCTATGCACATGTTGGCGTTGGCCGAAATGACGGGAAAGAAGGAGGAGAGTTCTCCGCGATCTTCTACAACAAGGATAAATACGAGCTGCTGAAATCCGGAAACTTCTGGTTATCACCCACTCCGGAGGTGCCATCTAAAGGTTGGGATGCAGCCTATATCCGCATTTGTACCTGGGCCCGCCTTAGCGAAAAGGCAACCGGCAAGGAGTTTTATTTCTTCAATACCCATTTTGACAACGAAGGCGTACTGGCCAGGGAAAACGCTGCAAAGATGATCCTGGAAAAAATCCATGAATTGTCTGATAGTCATACCCCTGTAATTATCACCGGTGATTTCAATTCCAACCCGGAAACCAGCGCCTATGGCACCATCGTAAAACAATTCCGGGATGCCAAACTGGTGTCTAAAACACCTCCTTATGGCCCTGACAGCACCTTCCAGGATTTTAAATACCACAACTGGACCAAAGTAGTAACCGAGGGTAGAATAGATTTTGTGTTCGTAAACGGTAATATAGAAGTGCTGGACTATGGAGTATTAACTGATTCCAGGGATCTGCGTTTCCCATCAGATCATTTTCCGGTAGTAAGTACAATCAGGTTTTAA
- a CDS encoding FecR family protein, which yields MNKEAISKRYMHFKESDFLTDSYFLEWVYRPSKELEAYWQEVITTVPQQRENIANARLYLQSTAFVTHTPTDETIDASWERHLDNIQQLTETKPVLRRVLLRVAAVLTGILIIAGAWFMLHSRGEDQMVASTGFGELKHVLLPDGSWVDLNANSKITYKNREVWLEGEAFFDVKQLSQQFLVHTKDLTVTVLGTVFDIRQRRSKTEIVLQSGKIKLSFKNSKAGDIIMNPGQLVSYNREHQQSETISTSPEKFSAWKNQRLILMDPKVSDILIYLEDNFGKKIIMEDPELNNRMVNGPILISSLDDALFVLSTVLNTEIVKRDSTTIVMRSRGDQ from the coding sequence ATGAATAAAGAAGCCATATCAAAAAGATATATGCACTTTAAGGAAAGCGATTTCCTTACGGATTCCTATTTCCTGGAATGGGTGTATAGACCCTCAAAAGAACTGGAAGCGTATTGGCAGGAAGTAATCACCACTGTGCCTCAGCAGCGGGAAAATATTGCCAATGCCCGCCTGTACCTGCAAAGTACAGCGTTTGTCACCCACACGCCAACGGACGAAACTATTGATGCCAGTTGGGAAAGACATTTGGATAACATACAGCAGTTAACGGAAACCAAACCAGTTTTGCGCCGGGTTCTGCTCAGGGTAGCTGCGGTACTGACCGGTATCCTGATCATTGCCGGCGCCTGGTTTATGCTGCACTCCCGCGGGGAAGACCAGATGGTAGCCAGTACAGGATTCGGGGAGTTAAAACATGTCCTCCTACCGGATGGATCATGGGTAGACCTGAACGCCAATTCAAAAATTACCTATAAGAACAGGGAAGTCTGGCTGGAAGGGGAAGCATTTTTCGATGTGAAACAATTGAGCCAACAGTTCCTCGTACATACAAAAGACCTGACCGTGACCGTGCTGGGAACCGTTTTCGACATCAGGCAAAGACGTAGTAAAACAGAAATCGTACTGCAAAGCGGGAAAATAAAACTCTCGTTTAAGAATAGTAAAGCAGGCGATATTATCATGAACCCCGGGCAACTGGTGTCTTACAATCGTGAACATCAGCAATCTGAAACAATCAGTACCTCGCCCGAAAAGTTCAGCGCCTGGAAAAACCAGCGCCTGATCCTGATGGATCCTAAAGTAAGCGATATCCTTATTTACCTGGAAGACAATTTCGGGAAGAAAATAATCATGGAAGATCCTGAATTAAATAACCGCATGGTCAACGGACCTATCCTTATTTCCTCCCTGGATGATGCACTCTTTGTGCTATCGACCGTATTGAACACAGAAATTGTGAAACGTGACAGTACTACCATCGTCATGCGTTCACGTGGTGACCAATAG
- a CDS encoding RNA polymerase sigma factor, with the protein MDNPVFKHIQNGDIDAYSGLYKEYYKRFYNYGRKFTTHTFLIEDSIQEVFLDLWKRRDKLSHVDSPNYYLYSSFRYVLIRKIRQHEKMVFNQSEEENFEFSAEHVVVNSELSEELQIKLQKAIKTLTGRQLEAIFLMYYEDLSYKEVASILNISVKATYKIMARSLLALKEKFTILYVLFFV; encoded by the coding sequence ATGGACAATCCGGTTTTCAAACATATTCAGAATGGCGACATCGACGCCTACTCCGGGTTGTACAAAGAATACTACAAGCGGTTCTATAACTATGGCAGGAAATTCACCACGCATACATTCCTGATCGAAGACAGTATCCAGGAAGTTTTCCTCGACCTCTGGAAAAGAAGGGATAAGTTATCGCATGTAGATTCACCCAATTATTACCTGTACTCCTCCTTCCGTTATGTACTTATCCGGAAAATCAGGCAGCATGAAAAAATGGTCTTTAACCAGTCGGAAGAAGAGAACTTCGAATTTTCTGCGGAGCATGTGGTCGTTAACAGCGAACTAAGCGAGGAACTGCAGATAAAACTACAAAAAGCAATTAAAACACTGACAGGCCGGCAACTGGAAGCCATCTTCCTCATGTACTACGAAGACCTGTCTTATAAAGAAGTGGCATCTATTCTTAATATATCAGTTAAAGCAACTTATAAGATCATGGCAAGGAGCCTCTTAGCATTAAAAGAGAAGTTTACCATCTTATATGTATTATTTTTTGTTTAA
- a CDS encoding SusC/RagA family TonB-linked outer membrane protein: protein MTLRYFKRLLVVLLLTVAGQTYAQKAVPVIDALKAITREYKTDFVYDPQVLKKKTTTYNISNFGGKKLEDVLKGILYPNDLVFLYVKPNYYTIVEKDRVGEYQAPVKKADEAEKQVAPVIQKVKVNGIVTDGAQPVPNVTVMEKGTNNGTMTKPDGTYAITVANPEATLVFSMIGFATREEAVAERSNIDIKLEGSNKQLGEVVVTALGVKRDEKALGYAVQSVKGNTLQTVKGVDLGTSLTGHVSGLNVKNSTEFNGTPTLEMRGETPLLVIDGVPYGNMTMRDIPTDDIESINMLKGPTAAALYGSRGAAGAVMITTKRSKEESLSVDVNSNEMFNLGYLALPKVQSSYGHGLDGKIATDYVWGPKLDIGQTATQWNPVTKQNESMPLVSSGKNNLQNFMQTGAITNNSISVTRGSKNGFFRAGLNHIYNKGQFPNQKLNIINYTMSGELKAGDKFTLESHMGYTRTTAPQLWGSAYNQQGYIYQILMWTGPDYDIRQYKDYWVTPNQKQNWLYTSWYDNPYLIAYEKLRSTEQNKMNASLSMTYNFTRDLKLMFRNGYDYYKNEDVVRNPAGINSTRGITIGNTFGFDWSGKGLYGQNQSWGNSINSDLLLTYNKQVSKWNFDALGGASIFYYKQREQGAKTRNGLAVPGWYSLANAVPSTTAGVDGIINNYGTWAKQTNSVYAKATLSWNSAVFLDITGRNDWSSTQASNARSYFYPSVATSVLMSEFLKMPKWLDLWKLRASWTMTKTPLDVYANNLAYTINNSWGTLSATTPDNLSGSNLLPTTTRTWEFGTAAYLFNKRLHVDVAYFTKLYYNNQISQTLAPSSGYATTLINTKETYARRGVEITMDGTVMKKGKFMWNSMVNFSTQNRYFVDIDPVYSAKNLWTKKGGRKDVLALTEKALRDPQGNVIHQAGLPMLSSYTQQYGYTDPNFVFGFINNFVYGHWTLGISIDGRIGGKMYDYIYSKMFDTGSNPETDNVHRYDEVVNGQKNYVGNGVKVVSGSATYNNNGQITSDTRTYAPNDVPVSYQAYARKWGNSYEYGVMNKSFVKVREISLAYMVPQTWFGKSGIKNASLALTGQNLFLFTKFKYSDPDVDTENMNAPAQRMVGVNVKVGF, encoded by the coding sequence ATGACGCTGCGCTATTTTAAGCGGTTACTTGTGGTACTGTTGCTGACTGTAGCTGGTCAGACGTATGCACAAAAAGCTGTCCCTGTAATTGATGCCTTGAAAGCAATCACCCGCGAGTACAAAACAGATTTTGTATATGATCCGCAGGTATTAAAGAAGAAAACTACTACCTACAACATCAGCAACTTTGGGGGAAAGAAGCTGGAAGACGTCTTGAAAGGGATCCTGTATCCGAACGATCTTGTATTTCTGTACGTAAAACCAAACTATTACACTATTGTAGAAAAGGACAGGGTTGGAGAATACCAGGCGCCTGTTAAAAAAGCTGATGAAGCTGAAAAGCAGGTGGCGCCTGTGATCCAGAAAGTAAAAGTAAACGGGATTGTAACTGATGGCGCCCAGCCGGTGCCGAATGTAACCGTGATGGAAAAAGGCACCAACAATGGTACAATGACCAAACCTGATGGTACTTATGCTATCACTGTAGCAAACCCTGAGGCAACCCTGGTTTTTTCCATGATAGGCTTCGCCACCCGTGAAGAGGCTGTGGCAGAACGCAGTAATATTGACATTAAACTGGAGGGGTCCAACAAACAACTGGGCGAAGTAGTGGTAACTGCACTGGGTGTAAAGCGGGATGAAAAAGCATTGGGTTATGCGGTACAATCTGTAAAGGGCAATACCCTGCAAACCGTAAAAGGTGTGGATCTGGGAACATCCCTGACAGGGCACGTTTCCGGTTTGAATGTAAAGAACTCTACCGAGTTCAATGGTACGCCCACACTGGAAATGCGTGGTGAAACTCCCCTGCTGGTAATTGACGGGGTACCCTATGGTAATATGACCATGCGTGATATTCCTACTGACGACATTGAAAGCATCAACATGCTGAAAGGCCCTACCGCTGCGGCATTATACGGTTCCCGTGGTGCAGCAGGTGCGGTGATGATCACTACCAAACGCAGTAAGGAAGAGAGCCTGAGCGTTGATGTAAACAGTAACGAGATGTTTAACCTGGGTTACCTGGCCCTGCCGAAAGTACAATCTTCCTATGGTCATGGACTGGATGGTAAGATTGCTACGGACTATGTATGGGGTCCAAAACTGGACATCGGCCAGACTGCTACCCAATGGAATCCTGTTACCAAGCAGAATGAAAGCATGCCCCTGGTATCCAGCGGTAAGAACAACCTGCAAAACTTTATGCAAACCGGCGCTATTACCAACAATAGTATCAGTGTGACCAGGGGTAGCAAGAATGGTTTTTTCAGGGCGGGTCTGAACCACATCTATAATAAAGGTCAGTTCCCTAACCAGAAACTCAACATTATTAATTATACCATGAGCGGCGAACTGAAAGCAGGTGACAAATTCACCCTCGAAAGCCACATGGGATATACCCGTACTACGGCTCCGCAACTCTGGGGTAGTGCTTACAACCAGCAAGGTTACATCTACCAGATCTTAATGTGGACCGGCCCGGATTATGACATCCGCCAGTATAAAGATTACTGGGTGACGCCTAACCAGAAACAAAACTGGCTGTACACTTCCTGGTATGATAACCCTTACCTGATTGCTTATGAGAAACTGAGAAGTACTGAACAGAATAAGATGAATGCAAGTCTGTCTATGACTTACAATTTCACAAGGGACCTGAAGCTCATGTTCAGAAATGGTTATGACTATTACAAGAACGAAGATGTTGTGAGGAATCCTGCAGGGATCAACTCTACCCGCGGTATCACCATCGGCAATACTTTTGGGTTTGACTGGAGTGGTAAAGGTTTATATGGCCAGAACCAAAGCTGGGGTAACAGTATTAACAGTGACCTGTTGCTGACTTATAATAAGCAGGTAAGCAAATGGAATTTCGACGCCCTGGGTGGTGCCAGTATTTTCTATTACAAACAAAGAGAACAGGGTGCCAAGACAAGAAATGGCCTGGCCGTTCCGGGCTGGTATTCCCTGGCTAACGCAGTGCCTAGTACTACTGCGGGTGTAGATGGTATTATCAATAACTATGGTACCTGGGCCAAGCAAACCAACTCTGTGTACGCGAAAGCTACCCTTTCCTGGAACAGTGCTGTATTCCTGGATATCACTGGCAGAAATGACTGGAGCTCTACACAGGCATCAAATGCACGTTCTTACTTCTACCCTTCTGTTGCTACGAGTGTGCTGATGTCTGAGTTCCTCAAAATGCCGAAATGGCTGGATCTGTGGAAACTCAGGGCTTCATGGACAATGACCAAAACACCGCTGGATGTGTATGCTAACAACCTGGCCTATACGATCAATAACAGCTGGGGTACACTGAGTGCGACTACACCAGATAACCTGTCTGGCAGCAACCTGTTGCCTACTACTACCAGGACCTGGGAATTTGGTACTGCTGCGTACCTGTTTAACAAACGCCTGCATGTGGATGTAGCTTATTTTACCAAGCTCTATTACAACAACCAGATCTCACAAACACTTGCTCCGTCATCAGGTTATGCAACTACCCTGATCAATACAAAGGAGACTTACGCACGTCGTGGTGTGGAAATCACCATGGATGGTACGGTGATGAAGAAAGGTAAGTTCATGTGGAATTCTATGGTGAACTTCTCTACACAAAACAGGTATTTTGTAGACATCGATCCGGTTTATTCTGCCAAGAACCTGTGGACGAAGAAAGGCGGCCGTAAGGATGTATTAGCATTAACAGAGAAAGCACTTAGAGATCCGCAGGGTAACGTGATCCACCAGGCTGGTTTGCCTATGCTGAGCAGCTATACACAACAGTATGGTTATACCGATCCTAATTTTGTATTCGGTTTTATCAACAACTTCGTGTATGGTCACTGGACACTGGGCATCAGCATTGATGGTCGTATCGGTGGTAAGATGTATGATTATATCTATTCCAAGATGTTTGATACAGGCTCCAACCCGGAAACCGACAATGTTCACAGGTATGATGAAGTCGTGAATGGTCAGAAGAACTATGTAGGTAATGGTGTAAAAGTAGTAAGCGGTTCAGCCACCTATAACAACAACGGACAGATCACCAGCGATACCCGTACTTATGCGCCAAATGACGTGCCTGTAAGTTACCAGGCTTATGCACGCAAATGGGGTAACTCTTACGAATATGGCGTGATGAACAAAAGCTTTGTAAAGGTGCGTGAGATTTCACTGGCGTATATGGTGCCGCAGACATGGTTTGGCAAATCAGGAATCAAGAATGCTTCCCTGGCACTGACCGGACAGAACCTGTTCCTGTTCACCAAATTTAAATACTCAGATCCGGATGTTGACACAGAAAATATGAATGCGCCTGCGCAACGTATGGTGGGTGTTAACGTTAAGGTTGGCTTCTAA
- a CDS encoding SusD/RagB family nutrient-binding outer membrane lipoprotein has protein sequence MTKHISIIAALAIGFSSCTKKFDDINTNPDKATSASSEWLATNILSSVTSSDISFNNNFRQPYTLGKYIGWTEKVSDYQYNKMVRVDFGRLLVLRDVAPMIKNATSADLKNTYDGFGHFIRAWQFFQTTMQVGDIPYSEAIQGSTGVIQAKYDTQKEVFQGILRELDQADSLLTNGVNFSGDFIYSGNVDKWRRLANSFQLYVLINLSKKTGDADLNVINKFKTVAARPLMRDFKDNFAVTYTASAGYAYPWSNTAAQLNSFLDYPVLSSYLLDPMKASGDKRVFYMAEPSPAQITAGLSAADYNAYLGIDPADELGKIVTNNNAGKACRVNKRYEQMYNAEPVGLLNYWDIQFILAEATVRGWISGTDAQTYYANGIKGHMNFIANYAPASYAHGMALDAAYIDAFPATVALTGTTENQIKQIITQKYIAGFFQNSDYNAWYENRRTGYPVFTLNTSTNLNTPASSFPLRWMYPQKELDYNAANITKALADQFNGDDNPSSAMWLLK, from the coding sequence ATGACTAAGCATATATCTATCATAGCTGCGCTTGCTATTGGTTTCAGCAGCTGTACCAAAAAGTTCGACGATATTAACACCAATCCTGATAAGGCGACTTCCGCTTCTTCAGAATGGTTGGCCACGAATATTCTTTCTTCGGTTACATCCAGTGATATTTCCTTTAATAACAATTTCCGTCAGCCCTATACTTTGGGGAAATATATTGGCTGGACGGAGAAGGTGAGTGATTACCAGTATAACAAAATGGTAAGGGTGGATTTTGGGAGATTACTGGTGCTGCGCGATGTGGCGCCGATGATTAAAAATGCCACGTCTGCAGACCTGAAAAATACCTATGATGGTTTTGGACATTTCATCCGTGCATGGCAGTTTTTCCAGACCACGATGCAGGTAGGTGATATTCCTTATTCCGAGGCAATACAGGGTTCTACAGGCGTTATCCAGGCGAAATATGATACCCAGAAAGAAGTGTTCCAGGGAATCTTAAGAGAACTGGACCAGGCAGATTCACTGCTGACAAATGGGGTGAACTTCTCTGGTGATTTCATTTACAGTGGCAATGTAGATAAGTGGAGAAGACTGGCGAATAGTTTCCAGCTGTATGTACTGATCAATTTATCTAAGAAGACAGGTGATGCGGATCTGAATGTGATCAATAAATTTAAGACAGTGGCAGCGCGTCCGCTGATGAGGGATTTCAAAGATAACTTCGCGGTGACCTATACAGCATCTGCGGGTTATGCTTACCCATGGAGTAATACCGCAGCACAGCTGAACTCATTCCTGGATTACCCGGTGCTTTCCAGTTACCTGCTGGACCCGATGAAGGCGAGTGGAGACAAACGTGTATTCTATATGGCAGAGCCTTCACCAGCACAGATTACAGCGGGTTTGAGTGCCGCAGATTACAATGCTTACCTGGGTATTGATCCGGCGGATGAATTGGGTAAAATCGTTACCAATAACAATGCGGGGAAAGCTTGCCGGGTGAATAAGCGTTACGAACAAATGTATAATGCGGAACCTGTTGGTTTGCTGAACTACTGGGATATCCAGTTTATACTGGCGGAAGCTACTGTTCGAGGATGGATTTCCGGTACTGATGCGCAGACTTATTATGCAAACGGGATCAAGGGGCATATGAATTTCATTGCTAACTATGCACCAGCTTCCTATGCACATGGTATGGCACTGGATGCGGCATATATCGATGCATTTCCTGCTACTGTAGCGCTGACAGGTACTACAGAGAACCAGATCAAACAGATCATTACGCAGAAATATATTGCGGGTTTCTTCCAGAATTCAGATTACAATGCGTGGTATGAGAACAGGCGTACAGGTTATCCTGTGTTTACCCTGAATACGAGTACGAATCTGAATACACCTGCATCTTCATTTCCTTTGAGGTGGATGTATCCACAGAAGGAACTGGATTACAATGCGGCTAATATTACAAAGGCATTGGCAGATCAGTTTAATGGTGATGATAATCCAAGTAGTGCGATGTGGTTGTTGAAGTAA